The following nucleotide sequence is from Syntrophorhabdaceae bacterium.
TACGTAATATCTGAAGGCCTTGTGCGTCGGTATGCGCCCTGCCACTGCATGGGGTTTATAAAGAAAACCGAGCTCCTCAAGATCTCCCATGATATTCCTTATCGTTGCAGAGCTTACCTTGTTCTTCGTCCTCTTCGATATTGTCCTTGAACCTATCGGTCCGGCAGCGGTTATATAATTATCCATAATCAGTTCAAGAACCATTTTTTCACGTTCTGTCAGCATATCCATCGGTGCAAACCAATCCTAATAGAATAACTTAATGATAGATGACACCTTTGTCAAGAAATGAGATGCTCAATTTGTCCAGACAAGGAACTGCTAAGCGTATATCTGGAGGGTACTGACGGCCGGCCTTTGGCATCCTTCTGCTTCCCTGTATTTATCAATGATGATCCTGGGGATTTGAAGAGATACCTTGTCAATCTTATACTGGCCGGCAACACGGCGGGAACTTATATAAACAGGTTCTCCCTGATGCGCCATGGCAGCAGGGCAATCATCGCTGTCTTCGGTCGCGCTGAGACCGGTCGAACCGCGGATGTTGAATGCCATTACCTTGCATTCCGTATGTTTCAGATTGAGCCCAACGGCCTTGCCCTGCAAAGTCCGGAGCACTTTGCCCGGGTTATGGCCATGAAGATCCTCACCACCCTTATTTTGCCGGACATTGTCGTTGATGACACAAAGTCCGCCCGGAACCCTTTCCCCTATCGCAGTGCTGATTTTCATAATTTGAACTGGTATTGTCTAACAATTAATTACAATAAATTTCATACAAAGTCAAGAGGTGCGCCCATAAATTTTTTACATCGGAAAGGATGGGCGGTTAAACCTTTTAGACAGAGGTATTTTTATAATAATGCTGGAGAAAGTTGCGGAGAGGTTGTATCATATCAGCGTCTGACCCCCTGTTTTATCTGCGAGTGATCGGACACCCCACTATCTAAGGGAGGACCCATGAGCGGCATTTTTGGCATTGTATCTAAAAAGAACTGTGCAAGCGAACTTCTATACGGGACGGACTACCATTCACACATGGGAACAGAGTATGGCGGAATGGCTGTTTTGGGAGAACGTTTCCACCGGTCCATTCATGATATCAGCAAGTCCCAGTTCAAATCAAAATTCTTCGAAGATTATAAAGAGATGGAGGGAAATATGGGCATCGGGGTCATAAGCGACCGGGATGCCCAACCGCTGATCATCGGCTCGAAATTCGGAACCTTTGCGATTGTATCCGCAGGGCTTGT
It contains:
- a CDS encoding HrcA family transcriptional regulator — translated: MDMLTEREKMVLELIMDNYITAAGPIGSRTISKRTKNKVSSATIRNIMGDLEELGFLYKPHAVAGRIPTHKAFRYYV